In a single window of the Balaenoptera acutorostrata chromosome 3, mBalAcu1.1, whole genome shotgun sequence genome:
- the ANG gene encoding LOW QUALITY PROTEIN: angiogenin (The sequence of the model RefSeq protein was modified relative to this genomic sequence to represent the inferred CDS: inserted 2 bases in 1 codon) gives MVMVLSPLFFVFMLGLGLTPLTLAQDDYKYRHFLSQHSDPKPKGRDDRYCESMMRSRNPINPCKDVNTFIHGNKNDIKAICEDENGKPYRGNLRISNSPFXTTCKHKGGSPRPPCKYRATSGYRVIVIGCENDLPTHFEESFIRPRQ, from the exons ATGGTGATGGTCCTGAGCCCCCTGTTTTTCGTCTTCATGCTGGGTCTGGGTCTGACCCCACTGACCCTGGCTCAGGATGACTACAAATACAGACACTTCCTATCCCAGCACTCTGATCCCAAACCAAAGGGCCGGGATGACAGATACTGTGAAAGCATGATGAGGAGCCGAAACCCGATCAACCCCTGCAAAGATGTCAACACCTTTATTCATGGCAACAAGAATGACATCAAGGCCATCTGTGAAGATGAGAATGGAAAACCTTACAGAGGCAATCTCAGAATAAGCAACTCTCCCTT CACCACTTGCAAGCATAAAGGAGGGTCCCCCCGGCCCCCATGCAAGTACAGAGCCACAAGTGGGTACAGAGTCATTGTTATTGGCTGTGAAAATGACTTGCCCACCCACTTTGAGGAGTCCTTTATCCGTCCAAGGCAGTAG